GATTAATGGCCAATCTAACAGAGTGAGAACACAGAAAGTTAGGAAGAATCGCCTCGTGCAGGGACACTTCATTTTGCTTACTATCcaataaaagtcaaaattattttaattgttggggCTTTGACATGCACATTCTTTACGATTAGTTGTTTTTGAAGAAGGAATTCATGGACAATATTAATGATAATTGTAAATGTTGTAAAGtcgataaaatataaaaatcaaatttcagtttttaaccttttttctgctcttgcaaataaataaagtaataatatgtaattatattttataaaaaagagcacacacacacacacatataaagAGCACACACTCGTCAATCCTATCTTAGTATTTAGAGGACAACCAAAACTAGTTTTAGACATCCAGTggtataaaatattacaacaataattatttcacatgACGAGAGGAGGACGAGACAGTGATGTACATAGTTAACTTCTACTGCACCCCGACAGCCCTTTCTTCATTGCACAACACTGCCACCTGTGTACGAATTGGAAACTATCGCAGATGTTGATGGACAGTGATGGGCGTTCCCCAGTGTTGACCTAcgtgttttgtgttttcattcaatataATCTACTATCTCAAATTCTTTAGCTCTCAGGAAGCTAAATTATCGGCACTGCTTATTTAGCCAAagtcgaatttattttgttcgcCTCAACGCCGCAATAAAAGGGAATCATGTCCACAACCGTGGCAGAGCCGCTCACCTTGGCGCGAGGTGATGATCGATCGCAAAACTTTGGGGGAGTTGATTGAACCTTATTGattcatattaaaaactttcagATGTGAAACGAGCAATCGAACTGTTAGAAAAGCTACAAAAAAGTAAGCCTTGATGAAATGTTTCAGtatctttgaatttcatacaAATATTATGTGTCATGTCAGGCGGCGAGGTTCCTCCGGCCAAACTTGCGGCTCTGCAAAAGGTTTTGCAGTCAGACTTCTTGAATGCTGTTCGTGAAGTGTACGAACATGTGTACGAAACTGTAGACATCCAGGGCTCCCAGGACATCAGGGCTTCTGCAACGGCCAAGgcaagttttattaaaaataatttatgctgaAAGATTGATGATAGataatgattgaaaattaagggaaaataCCGTAAACAGATTCTTATTTACCGTAGCTGATAACAGGCCTTaagcaagaaataaaaattttcattctacagcttaatttgtaattgatttCAGTAGAACTGAAAAAAACCTGATATCACTAAAGGAAGATGTGACATTTTCAAACGCCGTCGTCAGCCATACTATAATTTGTTTAAccaggaatttattttgaaaaggaaaatagaTGGTTAGAAACGTTTTTGAGGAAGGatatttcaatggaaattatgattatttatttcttccagGCTACTGTAGCTGCATTCGCAGCCAGCGAGGGTCACGCCCATCCGCGGGTGGTGGAGCTGCCAAAGACAGACGAGGGCCTCGGCTTCAATGTGATGGGCGGCAGGGAGCAGAATTCGCCCATTTACATTTCGCGAATCATTCCCGGTGGTGTGGCAGATAGGCACGGAGGCCTGAAGCGTGGTGATCAGCTCCTCTCCGTCAATGGAGTGGTAAACAGTTAATTCTATCTAATAATCCAATTCATCCCAAAATTCTTTAAGATAAGAATTACTATTAtactaaataataatgttttatttagttCTCATGGCTTGAAAACATTGGAATGTTGCTCTAAAAATGTAATGCcagcagaaattattttttgacgtttttatCACGTAAATtgggataattttaatatgataatttttgttctaaatgTTTTCAGTCTGTTGAGGGTGAAAATCACGAGAAGGCTGTGGAGTTGCTAAAGCAGGCGCAGGGGTCAGTGAAGCTGGTCGTGCGATACACGCCAAAGGTTTGCGTTTTGGAgaaacacttaaaatttatttaactctaATGTGCTGTGCAGGTGCTGGAGGAGATGGAAATGCGGTTTGACAAGCAGCGAGCAGCTCGTCGCCGGCAGCAGTATCAGTAAGAAGCTGGCTGGCTCAAATTAGGTAACTCGCCCCCTCTCAGGCTCCTGAGGAACAGTGGACCCGGCAGCGACTGAACATTCTTACCTAGTCTCCTAATATCAAGgtttgaaatttggaaaacatATTTCCctttaatgtaatttaaagGCAGCACCACTACCTTCTCTTTGCTTAGtgaacgatttttaaaaaagcattacGTGCTATACATATTAAATATGCCtggtataatttaaaatgccatAACTATTCGATAAACTTATACTTAATCACTAaatggatgaaaaattattatgtttaattaaaattttgaaaaaatttatatattttggagACGATCTCtgctttgaattaaattatattgatgttatattttatgttttgagtGATTACtaccaataaaaaaaatgtattgttgTGCAATTGCATATATTATTTCGCGTTCCAATAGTAAATCCGTTTGTACAAAATCCTTAATTTCACGGTCCAGTTGGCGTAAAGACTTCGTAGTCGTGCACCTTGAAATTGTAGCCTCCCATCAAGACGTTCAAGCTCGCGCCTTCTCCGTCAAATGAATGCGGCAAATTCGAGTAACTTTCACTGTTCTGGTTGCAATTGTTGCTAATGGACAGGTCAGCTCCTGCTCCAAAAACAGGTCCGcaactgcaaatttttaatcatgagATGTATTGTGACCCATAACACTTCACTcccattcatatttttttatttttgaattgatatggaggacaaaattttttataattaatttatatacttACGTTGGCACATACACCACTGCAAACATCCGTTTGACGACTGGAAACTTTGAGGGAGGGATGTCTTGCTTGTTGGCCAGAGTGAAGAGAAACGCTTTGTCCGAATACGTGTAATAACTTATGGTTTGTGGTTTCTCCCATGGCACGTTACTGAAGCCGCCACATATGTGGCCTTGCTTgctctgcaaatttaaataatatttatatcaatttaatttatggcaatttttgagaaacaaaAGGCATCTAAAAACTTTCAATATCTCAACTagattctaattttaaaaacaatttttcaatttttctgtgtAAAAGTGTGTCATTTTATCAAAAGacgaaatttttatgcaaattttgacctattttcctttttgacaATCTCAAACTCACGGCAACAATGGTGTAGGTCGGCGAAATTCCATCGCACAACCGGTGGAAGGCCTGCGCCGAGTAGTTGTGCGCAGATGCCCTAAAAACAAGGCGCCACTGCTGCTTTGGATTTCCGTACCACTCGTTGAGAATTCGTTGGTAGCTTGATTTGTCCTgcaagttgaaaatttaaatgctctGAAGCAATTATTCGTTCGGCAGTTCTCACATCTCCAAATGAATTCGGGCTGGCAAGGTTTAGGATCTGCGAGCCAGGGAACAGGGTGCATGACATGCGGGGCTGGCAGCGTTTGTCGTCTGACTGCTCCGAGTATTTCTTGGGCAGGGCGGCAAGCCTGTATCGCTCGAGGGACAGCTCAATCGGCACGGCACCCGTCGGCTCCACCTCCTCGGCAAATACTTGGCTGTCTGAAATCGtaattcagttaaaaataatcaacttaTCACGTCTTGAgcttcatttataaaaaaaatgaatttatcggGAAAACAAATTACTATTTTAGCATCGCTGATGCAGTCTGTTTCAACTTACGTTGGAACAGCCACCTTTGTGTGTTGATAGCTtaactttgaataattttaatgtttttcttttttgttgattgTATTGGCTTTTGGCTTTGTGTGGAAGAGGGTTATTTCTGTCATAAAAATCGAAGCCTTTCCCTCACCAATTAACAACAGTCTGACGTGGCTGATTACTCCGGAGAGGTGTTGGCACACGCGGGCTTTTTCCTCTTCGGCCCAGTGCGCCGTCGGTTGTGTCACGCCGGCTTTGTGTTTGGCCCACGCTAGAGCTGCGCGGAAAACCTCTTCCTCCTCAACTGCCAACTGAAATgcagataaaatattgatcatATTCATAAAAGACTTTTCTAATCAATCATGATTTAGgttctttataatttttaaaaggatgATTATTCCCTTATTTCAatagcagaaattaaatttttttaactgtaatcATGTTTCCGGCTGCCCAACATCCTTAATCTATTCTAGAAATAAAGTTTTGACCGATTAATTGTACaatataatgtaaaatttggtTGTCTGTTATAATACACTTTTATGGTTTAATAAAAAGTTCATGCAATGGAAAATTCAGAAACTTTGAACAAGTCCAAGTCTCAGAGAGACACTTTTGTAAAGGTACTTTAGAATGAGCCCGCAGTTGCAGCCGTCAGAAATgtaaaagggatttttttcttcttgaacTCTCGTGTTAGAATGAGCAGaatatgaatatttgaaaagttttcacTACAAAGGATTGTTCTCTGAGCTTGTGAATTTTGGTGAGGAAAGGTTAAATCACAGGGAAGTCGAGTGGTGGGATTTCGACTTGTCTCctcttttagattttattcagaaattGGTGAAGCCGGATGTTTTCGACGATAAATGATCTGGAGTTCAAGTACAAGTAGATGAGGTTTAAATGGCAGAAACAGTCGCTGTAAAGTACAAAAGCATGTGatatttaatctttaatttccTCTCAATATCCATCCTGAATCGATCCTCGCAGAGCTGagaccattttaaatttcatttgtccAATGGTTCAGTTATTATACTATTATCAGTCTAGGATTTTTGCAACCgtatattttgtattatacACAAATCTTGAACTCACATAATCTGAAGATATGACCTTGACGAGGGCGTCTTTGCTCAGTGAGAGGAAGCTATTTGTCTTGAAACAGTCTAAAGCGTTCTCAGCAATGAATGAGATGCATTTGTCCAAAAAGGTCTTAGCGCTTCTACCgcctgaaataaaatcgtcAGTTAGCTTTGTTTCCCAATTATATTTCACGTACCGTGGGGCGCTGAGCGTTCGTACATTTCGAAGGCGGCGGCAAGGAAGGTGCACGCATTGACCACAGCCAGGGTGGAGGTCACGTGCTCCTCACAGCTCACCCTGAGCTCCTCGAGGCCGAGCTCGTGCGCCAGACCCATCATCTCGAAGACGCCACTGTCCTGCAGCACcagctgaaaaacaaaataaatttaaaatctggcTCAGAATTAAGGTGCTGGGGAGAACGCTTACTTTTCCGGTATAGACGTAGACGAGGAAAATCTTGAAGTTTGATTCCGAGTAATGAGGCAGGCGGACCGTTGCCGGTGCTCCACCAGTGCCCGCGGCCACCGTTGCTCCAGGAATTCGACATATTTCGCCCCTTTTTATTCCTTGGAAGGCAGTACatctgaaattatttcaacgcactgtaaattttgcctCAGGACACAATATAACGTCCTCGCGTGACAAGggtaagttaaaaattagtaCCTGGCGGCCAAGAGCAGTCTGTGCGCGTAAACGGGGCTCTCGTCTCTGCCAAGCAGGAAGACGATGTCCGCAGAATCCTTGTCTTCGAGCAGCCGCCGCAGGTCCTCTAGCAGACCGGACACTCCTGATAACGTTTTGTCAGAGTGGACGGCGCCCTGCACGCGCGTCCCCATCTCTACAAATCgtgcaaaacaattttaaaattcgtatAACCttctaaaaagtaaaaaaaattaccaacagaaaaatattttggtaaattttgtaatgctaaaattgttttggaattaaataataatttgggaAGAACAGTAAgagtattttttacttatgAGTGGGGCTCAGTCTAATTATTCTGAACTATATCTGCAGAAAGGAGAGGATGTAATTTGCcggcaattataattataaagaaTTTCCTGGTATGTGGTTTTGTAATTGCCATCATTGGTATACAGCCCAGAAGAGACTTGACCATTGAGACGAatttcaaatgatattttagaatattgaACATGTTACCGTGTGAATCATTATCGTTTTCCCTTATTTCGAATCATCACACGGCGTCCAAAAATAACAATACCATTCATGAACGTTGCCGATATTCGTTCGATCAGAATAAGATAAGCCGGCGAACAATGAATGCAGGTGGGCAcccaaacatttcaaaatttccatcgGAACAGTCCTTGTGGTAATGAGAACGAGACAGAGCCGTAATGTGCCTATAATTTTAACAGATTTATCGCGTCTTACCTGTTTCGGAGCGCGAGCCAAACAAACAATCGCCAGAGATGCGCCCGTGCTGCCTGCCTTTTTTCTACCTGCACCAGGAGATGATTTTCTCACACGCTCACAGGTCGCTGCCGTTTTTTGTCAGGATGCTTTGGAATGCTAGGTTGCCAGGTCTCCCAACACAGGTAGATCCATTTCGGTCATCTGTATTGTAAAGAATTGGGAGAGTAAAAAGCAGCGATTCTGCCGCGAATAAATCTTTCCGTGGTTGGGCTCTCGCGCTCTATTTTGGGCctatttttactttgatttgTAATAAAGAATCTGACCTACCTCAAGATACAAGGATGTGATTAACGAGATGAAATAGTTACATTTTGATctagtttattattttcaaaaaataaccCTAAATTGACAGACAagccaatatatttttattaattgctggtttataata
The nucleotide sequence above comes from Cloeon dipterum chromosome X, ieCloDipt1.1, whole genome shotgun sequence. Encoded proteins:
- the veli gene encoding protein lin-7 homolog C yields the protein MSTTVAEPLTLARDVKRAIELLEKLQKSGEVPPAKLAALQKVLQSDFLNAVREVYEHVYETVDIQGSQDIRASATAKATVAAFAASEGHAHPRVVELPKTDEGLGFNVMGGREQNSPIYISRIIPGGVADRHGGLKRGDQLLSVNGVSVEGENHEKAVELLKQAQGSVKLVVRYTPKVLEEMEMRFDKQRAARRRQQYQ
- the LOC135946176 gene encoding uncharacterized protein LOC135946176, coding for MGTRVQGAVHSDKTLSGVSGLLEDLRRLLEDKDSADIVFLLGRDESPVYAHRLLLAARCTAFQGIKRGEICRIPGATVAAGTGGAPATVRLPHYSESNFKIFLVYVYTGKLVLQDSGVFEMMGLAHELGLEELRVSCEEHVTSTLAVVNACTFLAAAFEMYERSAPHGGRSAKTFLDKCISFIAENALDCFKTNSFLSLSKDALVKVISSDYLAVEEEEVFRAALAWAKHKAGVTQPTAHWAEEEKARVCQHLSGVISHVRLLLIDSQVFAEEVEPTGAVPIELSLERYRLAALPKKYSEQSDDKRCQPRMSCTLFPGSQILNLASPNSFGDDKSSYQRILNEWYGNPKQQWRLVFRASAHNYSAQAFHRLCDGISPTYTIVASKQGHICGGFSNVPWEKPQTISYYTYSDKAFLFTLANKQDIPPSKFPVVKRMFAVVYVPTCGPVFGAGADLSISNNCNQNSESYSNLPHSFDGEGASLNVLMGGYNFKVHDYEVFTPTGP